The Theileria orientalis strain Shintoku DNA, chromosome 2, complete genome genome has a window encoding:
- a CDS encoding 50S ribosomal protein L9, with amino-acid sequence MIKNYNHIYIFKRFKILPTRGTISRRTWYPRVDTKKISVILLRDSERLGKTGDIVETSRGYANYHLIPKGVACYANWYNIDQYCKESSEFVQSRKAYIDSQFPDLKLKPDESQSILDSRPENILFSGQLAGYALTLNVNTFSSDRNRLTSPVSLYNVLDEFSKKHNIDILPYQIVEVRKRGSDSPLCPFGDYEYVKFTEAGEYVFLVKFPLVEDPENEFKFTLELVPLQLKYLLLFPVITATLAIT; translated from the exons atgataaaaaactACAATCACATCTACATTTTCAAAAGATTTAAGATCCTCCCAACCAGGGGTACCATTTCCAGGAGGACTTGGTACCCTAGGGTCGACACGAAGAAGATCAGCGTAATACTGCTAAGGGACTCTGAAAGGCTCGGCAAAACCGGGGATATAGTCGAGACCTCGAGGGGCTATGCAAACTACCACCTAATTCCAAAGGGCGTGGCCTGCTACGCCAACTGGTACAACATAGATCAATACTGCAAGGAATCGAGCGAGTTCGTTCAATCGAGAAAAG CCTACATCGACTCACAATTCCCAGATCTCAAGCTCAAACCGGACGAAAGTCAGTCCATACTGGACTCGAGACCAGAGAACATTCTCTTCAGCGGCCAGCTGGCGGGCTACGCACTGACCCTAAACGTGAATACTTTCTCGAGCGATCGCAACCGACTCACTTCTCCCGTATCGCTGTACAACGTCTTGGACGAGTTTTCGAAAAAGCACAACATCGACATCCTTCCGTACCAAATCGTTGAAGTACGGAAACGGGGTTCCGACTCACCTCTCTGCCCCTTCGGGGACTACGAGTACGTCAAATTCACTGAAGCCGGCGAATATGTCTTCCTGGTCAAGTTTCCACTGGTTGAGGACCCGGAAAACGAATTTAAATTCACACTGGAACTAGTGCCCCTCCAGCTAAAGTACCTCTTACTCTTCCCAGTTATTACAGCTACCCTGGCAATCACCTAG
- a CDS encoding uncharacterized protein (WD40 repeat-like domain containing protein) has protein sequence MDSEGISENNLTPFNSSYQLHRELYEHEKGVRCGCNIDAKYLSLLDTDKAYADGSYEYEYLVTGGVNGDLVVCKLTKCGEYKAVSRFMAHVNTVMCVCPSVLLNDYIDVSFLESSSNTELTLVEVKMCIYTCGRDKLIHRYNLAGKKLLTLEGHDDVVCSLHELSDPSKLVSGSWDGTAIVWDVLSGTQEYRIKSDQYKYSVYVNSLPSGEIVTAMQNGDVCLWKGNQLVTSKKLHSDAVRAVSVGEKYLTCSNDCTIKVNSNNLETIFTIDRHEGFVYDVKHSRFFEVAFSGSEDKTARVWSTVNGHLLQTINLESSVWQVVETQYNGIATIELSGKVTLWSLRPGRVEENYSQQSTLNARVEPQRPENILDMNLFKKFNSEKAKELILKYNEEKNTLVDREVLYFEELFEKGVANLRDGYDFTWVLKMLEWPEAERLPVFDLIKAASLHMVTEKLFKVRNNGSRILFSANEVLKNTDNPQLISVSLQMFSNLLHPSISRSVMFRQHESIFEAVAAVTRVNSKLAQQSLSVFCQNFAIASVHNRESRVIGPLVQCLCGSVSVCLEVLDSEDLSWVGAVSLKHFKTMELLLDNFTVPTMEHSFKHGLNAQMELVANKLHEKKIMDAGSSGSVKFVLDSLKT, from the exons ATGGATTCTGAAGGAATCTCCGAGAATAATCTCACCCCTTTCAATTCATCGTATCAATTACATAGGGAATTGTATGAACATGAGAAGGGCGTGAGGTGTGGATGTAATATTGACGCAAAGTACCTTTCTCTGCTCGATACGGACAAAGCTTATGCCGACGGCTCCTATGAATACGAGTATCTGGTGACCGGAGGAGTGAATGGGGACCTGGTCGTCTGTAAATTGACGAAGTGCGGAGAGTATAAGGCGGTGTCAAGGTTCATGGCGCACGTTAACACAgtaatgtgtgtgtgtcCGTCAGTACTGCTGAACGACTACATCGATGTGTCGTTCTTAGAGTCCTCCTCGAACACGGAGTTGACGCTGGTAGAGGTTAAGATGTGCATATATACCTGCGGAAGGGACAAACTGATACACAGATACAACCTTGCGGGCAAAAAGCTGCTGACTCTGGAG GGCCACGACGATGTCGTGTGCAGCCTGCACGAGCTTTCGGACCCGTCGAAGCTAGTGAGTGGGAGCTGGGATGGAACAGCAATTGTCTGGGATGTGCTCTCAGGCACCCAGGAGTATCGCATTAAATCGGACCAGTACAAGTATTCAG TCTATGTAAACAGTCTCCCCAGCGGAGAAATAGTGACCGCAATGCAGAACGGAGACGTGTGCTTGTGGAAGGGAAATCAGCTAGTGACGAGCAAGA AACTGCACTCTGACGCCGTGAGGGCAGTGAGCGTGGGAGAAAAATATCTGACGTGCTCAAACGACTGCACAATTAAAGTTAACTCAAACAACTTGGAAACAATTTTTACAATTGATAGACACGAGGGGTTTGTATACG ACGTCAAGCACTCTCGATTCTTTGAAGTGGCATTCAGCGGATCGGAGGATAAAACGGCGCGAGTGTGGAGCACAGTCAACGGACACCTGCTGCAAACAATAAATCTGGAGTCGTCAGTATGGCAG GTGGTTGAAACGCAGTACAATGGAATTGCAACAATTGAGCTGAGCGGCAAGGTGACGCTTTGGTCCCTGAGGCCGGGGAGAGTGGAGGAGAACTAC TCGCAACAGTCGACACTCAACGCAAGAGTTGAGCCGCAGAGGCCGGAGAACATACTGGACATGaacctgtttaaaaaattcaacAGCGAGAAGGCGAAGGAGCTCATCTTGAAGTATAACGAGGAAAAAAAC ACGCTGGTGGACAGGGAGGTGCTCTACTTTGAGGAGTTGTTCGAGAAGGGCGTGGCGAATCTGAGAGACGG GTACGACTTCACCTGGGTGCTGAAGATGTTGGAATGGCCGGAGGCGGAGCGGCTGCCGGTGTTCGACCTGATCAAGGCGGCGAGTCTGCACATGGTCACCGAGAAGCTGTTCAAGGTCAGAAACAACGG ATCGAGGATACTGTTCTCGGCAAACGAGGTCCTCAAGAACACCGACAACCCGCAGCTGATATCGGTGTCGCTGCAGATGTTCTCAAACCTGCTGCACCCTTCAATATCGAGGAGCGTCATGTTCAGGCAGCACGAATCG ATCTTCGAGGCGGTCGCCGCGGTCACGAGGGTCAACTCGAAGCTGGCGCAGCAGTCCCTATCGGTCTTCTGCCAGAACTTCGCAATAGCGTCCGTGCACAACAGGGAAAGCAGGGTCATCGGGCCGCTGGTGCAGTGCCTCTGCGGGTCGGTGAGCGTCTGCCTCGAGGTCCTGGACTCCGAGGACCTGTCCTGGGTGGGCGCGGTGAGCCTGAAGCACTTCAAGACCATGGAGCTTCTGCTGGACAACTTCACGGTGCCCACCATGGAGCACTCCTTCAAGCACGGCCTGAACGCTCAGATGGAGTTGGTAGCGAATAAGTTGCATGAGAAGAAGATTATGGATGCAGGCAGCAGTGGATCGGTTAAATTTGTACTCGACAGCCTGAAAACGTAG
- a CDS encoding anthranilate synthase component II encodes MNILTITFPVNLLYHITHLLCIISPPINPIATLKNGKNTSFSFVSPQFNTVSSKEDCSLYRNNKLSSRDSRVSYVAEERFYKMITDKYSEVDKLIEGHSDPNDNLQLRLNFLQCTSNLKLSDMLRRNSNQKHHKLSVIADMKRRTPTHNPTCDNNVLSYSNAGEVGLSMASVGFDIIFVNTDEVNYGGHINDLYKTFLELRKLGRRERPAIVMKDIILHPIQIAQAAELRADGVILNAAILGKVLGDLLGTCVTMGIEAIAEVHTVAEALKSIDMGFTHIMVNQWDRIKNVLYPTRALEVKEALPENVTAIAAGGIMTMDQVHQLALAGYDAIVLGRRLIYPDVPDFMKQVKGWKGPSKPILKISKSQFFDYTEAEDGRVNITLKKNHLALLNEMNYFYFGKGSDVNISDELEEINKIEEYKIDYEKELTEEQKSREIIINMGTPREDSKVKVSNIATTVEGQEENFDINIHNHNKRGEMFKLKWFVEKKKWLKQNKHLYKSDQEASDAYDLKKAIEMYNHYRYIAKPRFVGVLSDEEIAETERALLKNVKMKYEAAPKVDGKVNLDFESLTTPTTHE; translated from the exons ATGAATATTCTGACTATAACTTTTCCTGTTAATCTACTGTACCATATCACACATTTGttatgtattattagtCCTCCAATTAATCCTATCGCAACTctaaaaaatggaaaaaacacatcattttcatttGTTTCACCGCAATTTAACACTGTTTCCAGTAAGGAAGACTGCTCATTATATCGCAATAATAAACTCTCTTCGAGAGATTCGAGAGTATCGTACGTGGCCGAGGAACggttttataaaatgataaCCGACAAGTACTCGGAAGTGGATAAGTTGATAGAAGGTCACAGTGATCCCAACGACAATCTACAG CTCCGTTTAAACTTCCTACAATGTACTTCTAATTTGAAGCTGTCGGACATGCTCAGAAGAAACAGTAATCAAAAACATCACAAACTATCAGTGATAGCGGATATGAAGAGGAGAACGCCGACACACAATCCGACCTGTGATAATAATGTCTTGTCGTACTCGAACGCAGGGGAAGTGGGCCTGAGTATGGCGTCAGTCG GGTTTGACATAATCTTTGTCAACACGGACGAGGTTAACTACGGAGGGCACATTAACGACCTATATAAGACGTTTTTGGAGTTGAGGAAGTTAGGAAGGAGGGAGAGGCCAGCTATAGTTATGAAAGATATCATACTACACCCAATCCAG ATTGCACAAGCAGCTGAGTTGAGAGCAGATGGAGTGATATTGAACGCAGCAATTCTGGGAAAGGTCCTGGGAGATCTTTTAGGCACCTGCGTTACAATGGGAATAGAGGCAATAGCAGAGGTGCATACGGTGGCCGAAGCACTAAAGTCAATAGACATGGGATTTACACACATCATG GTAAACCAATGGGACAGAATAAAGAATGTTTTATATCCGACCAGAGCACTAGAAGTTAAGGAGGCACTGCCAGAAAATGTGACAGCAATAGCAGCTGGAGGAATCATGACAATGGATCAAGTGCATCAGTTGGCGCTTGCAGGATACGACGCAATAGTACTGGGAAGGAGACTGATATACCCGGATGTACCGGATTTTATGAAGCAGGTCAAAGGGTGGAAGGGGCCCTCAAAACcgattttgaaaataagcAAGAGTCAGTTCTTCGACTACACCGAGGCCGAGGACGGAAGAGTCAACATTACCCTAAAGAAGAACCACCTGGCACTATTGAACGAAATGAACTACTTCTACTTCGGAAAAGGAAGCGACGTCAACATATCAGACGAACTGgaggaaataaataagatagAAGAATACAAAATAGATTACGAAAAGGAGCTGACTGAAGAACAAAAGTCAAGAGAGATCATAATCAACATGGGAACGCCAAGAGAAGATTCGAAGGTGAAGGTG AGTAACATAGCGACGACAGTGGAAGGACAGGAGGAAAACTTCGacataaacatacacaacCACAACAAAAGAGGAGAAATGTTCAAGCTGAAGTGGTTCgtggaaaagaagaagtggTTAAAGCAGAACAAACACCTATACAAAAGCGACCAGGAAGCGTCGGACGCATACGATCTGAAGAAGGCAATCGAGATGTACAACCACTACAGATACATAGCGAAGCCAAGATTTGTCGGAGTGCTGTCGGACGAGGAGATCGCGGAAACGGAAAGGGCTCTGCTGAAAAACGTGAAAATGAAGTACGAAGCGGCCCCTAAGGTGGACGGGAAGGTGAACCTGGACTTTGAGAGCCTCACAACGCCAACTACACACGAGTGA